Proteins encoded within one genomic window of Mesorhizobium sp. AR10:
- the ccmI gene encoding c-type cytochrome biogenesis protein CcmI — MLFWVIAAILTLGASLAVLLPLAGGVKRASTSSDHDLEVYRDQLAELDRDAARGLIQPAEAEEARAEIARRILRLDNAGAADNAARPSMATRLVATAAVLVIPLVSWGLYGQLGSPDLPSQPLSERLAKNPADNSVDELVARAEAHLAANPTDGRGWDVLAPVYLRLQRYSDAVTAYRNAIRLAGDSAARQAGLGEAIANAAGGIVSADAQDAFEAALKLDPANPKAAFYLAVALAQEGRIEEATADWQKMLGALPQDSPWRRAVEQALTEAANRSVASGAPAKGPDAGDVDAASSMSPQDREAMINTMVAGLDEKLKQNPRDAEGWMQLVRSYVVLGKADQARAALNRGIAVFGAGSEEAKKFTAFAASLGLTATE; from the coding sequence ATGCTGTTCTGGGTCATAGCCGCAATCCTCACGCTGGGTGCAAGCCTGGCGGTGTTGCTGCCGCTGGCCGGCGGCGTGAAGCGGGCTTCGACCAGCAGCGATCACGATTTGGAAGTCTATCGAGACCAACTGGCCGAGCTTGACCGCGACGCGGCGCGCGGCCTGATCCAGCCGGCGGAAGCCGAAGAGGCGCGCGCCGAAATCGCCCGCCGCATCCTTCGCCTGGACAATGCCGGCGCGGCAGACAATGCCGCGCGCCCATCGATGGCGACACGGCTGGTGGCGACGGCCGCGGTGCTGGTGATTCCCTTGGTCAGCTGGGGCCTGTATGGCCAGCTTGGCTCGCCCGACCTGCCTTCGCAGCCGCTCAGCGAGCGGCTGGCCAAGAACCCCGCCGACAACTCGGTGGACGAACTGGTGGCGCGCGCCGAGGCCCACCTTGCCGCCAACCCCACGGATGGCCGGGGCTGGGATGTTCTGGCGCCGGTCTACCTGCGCCTGCAGCGCTATTCCGACGCGGTGACGGCCTATCGCAACGCCATTCGCCTCGCTGGCGACAGTGCCGCCCGCCAGGCCGGTCTCGGCGAGGCAATCGCCAATGCGGCCGGCGGTATCGTTTCGGCCGATGCGCAAGATGCTTTCGAGGCGGCGTTGAAGCTCGATCCGGCAAATCCGAAAGCGGCCTTCTATCTGGCGGTGGCGCTGGCGCAGGAAGGCCGCATCGAAGAGGCGACAGCGGATTGGCAAAAAATGCTTGGCGCCTTGCCGCAGGACTCGCCATGGCGCCGCGCCGTCGAGCAGGCGCTGACTGAGGCCGCAAACCGGAGCGTCGCTTCGGGGGCGCCTGCGAAAGGCCCTGATGCCGGGGATGTCGATGCCGCTTCGTCGATGTCGCCGCAGGACAGGGAAGCGATGATCAACACCATGGTTGCCGGTCTCGACGAAAAACTGAAGCAAAATCCGCGCGATGCGGAAGGATGGATGCAGCTCGTTCGTTCCTATGTCGTGCTGGGCAAGGCCGACCAGGCGCGCGCCGCACTCAATCGCGGCATTGCCGTCTTTGGGGCGGGTAGTGAGGAAGCGAAGAAGTTCACCGCCTTTGCCGCCTCGCT
- a CDS encoding ATP-binding protein, producing MSRRRKAEPLPTKLAVPKRLSLRVWPRSLAFRVIAFSTVWAILTLIVIFTLITTLYRQASERGFDSLLSAHLFNLIGSVGVSDGGQLTGAPDLGDLRFSEPNSGWYWSVEPASEGVHGDLHSSSMTTTIPSPSVAEVPFNASFQRSYATEGINGEDLEVFESEFVLDAKNRAARFRVMGNQSELEQEIATFQRRLLTYLSLFGVGMIAINAIAILFGLQPLRRVRNALAMVREGTAQRLDGRFPAEIEPLANETNALIENNKRIVERSRTQVGNLAHSLKTPLAVMLNEGRALGGAKGQLIAEQAASMQKQVDHYLQRARVAAQRDSVVYRTAVAPLVQRMVRVLQKLNPQTDLSLSLPTADIIFAGEREDLEELLGNLLDNAMKWAKSKVSIAVTPVVGKDGTANMFEISIDDDGPGIPEDKAREALKRGRRLDETKPGTGLGLAIVADLVNEYGGVLALERSAIGGLKAVVRLRSLQ from the coding sequence GTGAGCCGGAGGCGTAAGGCGGAACCGCTCCCTACAAAACTGGCTGTTCCAAAAAGGCTTTCGCTGCGCGTCTGGCCGCGTTCGCTGGCGTTCCGCGTCATCGCTTTTTCCACGGTCTGGGCGATCCTCACCCTCATCGTCATCTTCACCCTCATCACCACGCTCTATCGCCAGGCGAGCGAGCGTGGTTTTGACAGCCTGCTTTCGGCGCATCTGTTCAATCTGATCGGCTCCGTCGGTGTTTCCGACGGCGGTCAGCTTACCGGCGCCCCCGACCTTGGCGATCTCCGCTTCTCGGAGCCGAATTCAGGCTGGTACTGGTCGGTTGAACCCGCCTCCGAGGGCGTGCATGGCGACCTCCACTCATCCTCGATGACGACGACGATCCCGTCGCCGAGCGTCGCCGAGGTCCCGTTCAATGCCAGCTTCCAGCGCAGCTATGCCACCGAAGGCATCAACGGCGAGGACCTGGAAGTGTTCGAGAGCGAATTCGTTCTCGACGCCAAAAACCGCGCCGCGCGCTTCCGCGTCATGGGCAACCAGAGCGAACTCGAACAGGAGATCGCCACCTTCCAGCGTCGCCTGCTGACCTATCTCAGCCTGTTCGGCGTCGGCATGATCGCCATCAACGCGATCGCCATCCTGTTCGGCCTGCAGCCGTTGCGGCGGGTCAGGAACGCGCTCGCCATGGTGCGTGAAGGAACGGCGCAAAGGCTCGACGGCCGTTTTCCGGCCGAGATCGAACCACTGGCCAACGAGACCAATGCGCTGATCGAGAACAACAAGCGTATCGTCGAGCGGTCACGCACGCAGGTCGGCAACCTCGCGCATTCGCTGAAAACACCGCTCGCGGTGATGCTCAACGAGGGACGCGCGCTCGGCGGCGCCAAGGGCCAGCTCATCGCCGAGCAGGCCGCTTCCATGCAGAAGCAGGTCGACCATTATCTGCAGCGCGCCCGTGTGGCGGCGCAGCGCGACAGCGTCGTCTACCGCACCGCGGTAGCCCCCCTGGTCCAGCGCATGGTGCGCGTTCTGCAGAAGCTCAACCCGCAGACCGATCTCTCGCTTTCGCTGCCGACCGCCGACATCATTTTCGCCGGTGAACGCGAGGATCTGGAGGAATTGCTTGGCAATCTGCTCGACAATGCGATGAAATGGGCAAAGAGCAAGGTCTCCATCGCCGTCACGCCTGTCGTCGGCAAGGACGGCACGGCCAACATGTTCGAGATCAGCATCGACGATGACGGCCCAGGCATTCCCGAAGACAAGGCGCGCGAGGCGTTGAAGCGCGGCCGGCGCCTCGACGAGACAAAGCCAGGGACCGGACTCGGACTTGCCATTGTCGCCGACCTCGTCAACGAGTATGGAGGCGTTCTGGCGCTGGAACGGTCCGCCATCGGCGGGTTGAAGGCGGTGGTTCGACTACGGAGCCTTCAGTGA
- a CDS encoding response regulator transcription factor — MRVLVVEDDKDLNRQISDALVDAGYVVDRAFDGEEGHFLGDTEPYDAVVLDIGLPQMDGISVVERWRRGGRKMPVLILTARDRWSDKVSGIDAGADDYVTKPFHIEEVLARLRALIRRAAGHASSELTCGPLRLDTKASKADVNGVPLKLTSHEFRLLAYLMHHMGEVVSRTELVEHLYDQDFDRDSNTIEVFVGRLRKKMGIDMIETVRGMGYRMREPEA; from the coding sequence ATGCGCGTACTCGTCGTCGAAGATGACAAGGACCTCAACCGGCAGATATCGGACGCGCTGGTCGATGCCGGCTATGTCGTCGATCGGGCTTTCGACGGCGAGGAAGGGCATTTCCTCGGCGACACCGAGCCCTATGACGCCGTCGTGCTCGATATCGGCCTGCCGCAGATGGACGGTATCAGCGTAGTCGAGCGCTGGCGGCGCGGCGGCCGCAAGATGCCGGTTCTCATCCTGACGGCGCGCGACCGCTGGAGCGACAAGGTGTCCGGCATCGACGCCGGCGCCGACGACTATGTCACCAAGCCCTTCCACATCGAAGAAGTACTGGCCAGGCTTCGCGCACTGATCCGGCGTGCGGCCGGCCATGCCTCGTCGGAACTGACCTGCGGACCGTTGCGCCTCGACACCAAGGCGTCCAAGGCCGATGTCAACGGCGTGCCGCTCAAGCTGACGTCGCACGAATTTCGCCTGCTTGCCTATCTGATGCACCATATGGGGGAGGTCGTGTCGCGGACGGAGCTGGTCGAGCACCTTTACGACCAGGATTTCGACCGCGATTCCAACACCATCGAGGTCTTTGTCGGACGGCTGCGCAAGAAGATGGGCATCGACATGATCGAAACCGTTCGCGGCATGGGCTACCGCATGCGTGAGCCGGAGGCGTAA
- a CDS encoding DUF3168 domain-containing protein: protein MTAPGDLQQALFQRLKSDASLSALLGGAGLLERAADNVAFPYVTCGQTSAFNWDTGADNDADQLVTLHVWSKAHGEAETRAIMDSIKARLADAALVIGAHGQTRLSLEFSEARYNEDLAVHHGLLRFRAITQENA from the coding sequence ATGACGGCGCCCGGCGATTTGCAGCAGGCCTTGTTCCAGAGATTGAAAAGCGATGCGTCGCTGTCGGCGCTGCTGGGCGGCGCCGGCCTGCTCGAGCGGGCAGCCGACAACGTCGCCTTTCCCTATGTGACCTGCGGCCAGACCAGCGCTTTTAACTGGGACACCGGCGCCGACAACGACGCCGATCAGCTTGTGACGCTGCATGTTTGGTCAAAAGCCCATGGCGAAGCCGAGACGCGTGCCATCATGGACAGCATCAAGGCACGCCTCGCCGACGCGGCGCTGGTCATCGGCGCGCATGGCCAAACACGGCTGTCGCTGGAATTCTCCGAGGCCCGTTACAATGAGGATCTGGCGGTCCATCACGGGCTGCTGCGCTTTCGCGCCATCACGCAGGAAAATGCCTGA
- a CDS encoding DUF6500 family protein, which yields MRPSLKKKILEVCDRKISQKGAGVGLSFYAFFANRNDDPELLMEAAEWWIRTHRLDHFERAVKIRAMVEEMDAG from the coding sequence GTGAGACCGAGCCTGAAAAAGAAGATCCTGGAAGTCTGCGACCGCAAGATCTCCCAGAAAGGCGCCGGCGTCGGCCTGTCGTTCTATGCATTCTTCGCAAACAGGAACGACGATCCTGAGCTTCTCATGGAAGCCGCCGAGTGGTGGATCAGAACCCACCGGCTCGACCATTTTGAAAGGGCCGTGAAGATACGGGCGATGGTCGAGGAGATGGACGCCGGCTGA
- a CDS encoding DUF1488 domain-containing protein, with protein MSLTFPNRSRSYDEASKRIRFVGHDGMFQISFSVTTDAISKAPSGTATSEATYLAAFDTASSSIHDIARNAYARTRRSMYVLTEADFR; from the coding sequence ATGAGCCTTACATTCCCCAATCGAAGCCGCAGCTATGACGAGGCGAGCAAGCGCATCCGCTTTGTCGGCCACGACGGCATGTTCCAGATTTCCTTCTCTGTCACCACCGATGCCATCTCGAAGGCACCATCGGGGACGGCCACCTCCGAAGCCACCTATCTGGCGGCCTTCGACACGGCGTCCAGCTCCATCCATGACATTGCCAGGAATGCCTATGCCCGCACCCGCAGGAGCATGTATGTGCTGACCGAGGCGGATTTTCGCTAG
- a CDS encoding co-chaperone GroES has product MKFRPLHDRVVIRRAESDTKSKGGIIIPDNAKEKPQEGEVIAVGPGARDESGALIALDVKAGDFILFGKWSGTEVKLDGEDLLIMKEADIMGIIDKTVEKTVATKKAA; this is encoded by the coding sequence ATGAAATTCCGGCCACTCCACGACCGCGTCGTCATCAGGCGCGCGGAAAGCGACACCAAATCCAAGGGCGGCATCATCATTCCCGACAATGCCAAGGAAAAGCCGCAGGAAGGCGAAGTGATCGCCGTTGGGCCTGGCGCGCGCGACGAAAGCGGCGCGCTGATTGCGCTCGACGTCAAGGCCGGCGACTTCATTCTGTTCGGCAAATGGTCGGGCACCGAGGTCAAGCTCGATGGCGAGGACCTTCTGATCATGAAGGAAGCCGACATCATGGGCATCATCGACAAGACCGTCGAGAAGACCGTCGCGACCAAGAAGGCCGCCTGA
- the groL gene encoding chaperonin GroEL (60 kDa chaperone family; promotes refolding of misfolded polypeptides especially under stressful conditions; forms two stacked rings of heptamers to form a barrel-shaped 14mer; ends can be capped by GroES; misfolded proteins enter the barrel where they are refolded when GroES binds) codes for MSAKEIKFSTDARDRMLRGVEILNNAVKVTLGPKGRNVIIDKAYGAPRITKDGVTVAKEIELADKFENMGAQMVREVASKTNDLAGDGTTTATVLAASILREGAKFVAAGMNPMDLKRGIDLAVTAVVKEIQARAKKVKSSGEIAQVGTIAANGDATVGAMIAKAMDKVGNDGVITVEEAKTADTELDVVEGMQFDRGYLSPYFVTNAEKMRVELEDPYVLIHEKKLGNLQALLPILEAVVQSGKPLLIISEDVEGEALATLVVNKLRGGLKVAAVKAPGFGDRRKAMLEDIAVLTAGQMISEDLGIKLENITIDMLGRAKRVLIEKDTTTIIDGGGEKATIQARISQIKGQIEETTSDYDKEKLQERLAKLAGGVAVIRVGGATESEVKEKKDRVDDALNATRAAVEEGIVPGGGVALLRARSALKGLTGANADVNAGISIVLRALEAPIRQIAENSGVEGSIVVGKLSDSKDHNQGFDAQNEIYVDMIKAGIVDPAKVVRTALQDAGSIAALLITAEAMITDIPAKDAAPSAGGGMGGY; via the coding sequence ATGTCTGCCAAGGAAATCAAATTCTCCACCGATGCCCGTGACCGCATGCTTCGCGGTGTCGAGATCCTCAACAATGCCGTTAAGGTGACGCTCGGCCCCAAGGGCCGCAACGTCATCATCGACAAGGCTTACGGCGCACCGCGCATCACCAAGGACGGGGTGACGGTGGCCAAGGAAATCGAACTTGCCGACAAGTTCGAGAACATGGGCGCGCAGATGGTGCGCGAAGTGGCCTCGAAAACCAACGACCTCGCCGGTGACGGCACCACCACCGCCACGGTGCTGGCCGCCTCGATCCTGCGCGAAGGCGCGAAATTCGTTGCCGCCGGCATGAATCCGATGGACCTCAAGCGCGGTATCGACCTTGCCGTGACCGCCGTGGTCAAGGAGATCCAGGCGCGGGCCAAGAAGGTCAAATCCTCCGGCGAAATCGCGCAGGTCGGCACGATTGCCGCCAATGGCGACGCCACCGTCGGCGCCATGATCGCCAAGGCGATGGACAAGGTCGGCAATGACGGCGTCATCACCGTCGAGGAAGCCAAGACCGCCGACACCGAACTCGACGTCGTCGAGGGCATGCAGTTCGATCGCGGCTATCTATCGCCCTATTTCGTCACCAATGCCGAGAAGATGCGCGTCGAGTTGGAGGACCCTTACGTCCTCATCCATGAAAAGAAGCTCGGCAATCTGCAGGCGCTGCTGCCGATCCTCGAAGCGGTCGTGCAAAGCGGCAAGCCGCTGCTGATCATCTCCGAGGACGTCGAAGGCGAAGCGCTGGCCACGCTGGTCGTCAACAAGCTGCGCGGCGGCCTCAAGGTCGCGGCGGTCAAGGCGCCGGGCTTCGGCGATCGCCGTAAGGCGATGCTGGAAGACATCGCGGTGCTCACCGCCGGCCAGATGATCTCCGAGGATCTCGGCATCAAGCTCGAAAACATCACCATCGACATGCTCGGCCGCGCCAAGCGCGTGCTGATCGAAAAGGATACGACCACGATCATCGACGGCGGCGGCGAGAAGGCCACCATCCAGGCGCGTATCTCCCAGATCAAGGGGCAGATCGAGGAAACCACCTCCGACTACGACAAGGAAAAGCTGCAGGAGCGGCTGGCGAAACTCGCTGGCGGCGTTGCCGTCATTCGCGTCGGCGGCGCCACCGAGTCGGAAGTCAAGGAAAAGAAGGACCGCGTCGACGATGCGCTGAACGCCACGCGTGCGGCGGTGGAAGAAGGCATCGTTCCCGGCGGCGGTGTAGCACTGCTGCGCGCCAGGTCGGCACTCAAGGGGCTGACCGGCGCCAACGCCGATGTCAATGCCGGCATTTCGATCGTGTTGCGGGCGCTCGAAGCGCCGATCCGCCAGATCGCCGAGAATTCCGGCGTCGAAGGGTCGATCGTCGTCGGCAAGCTCTCCGACAGCAAGGATCACAATCAGGGTTTTGACGCCCAGAACGAGATCTATGTCGACATGATCAAGGCCGGCATCGTCGATCCGGCAAAGGTGGTGCGCACAGCACTGCAGGATGCCGGCTCGATCGCGGCGCTGCTGATCACCGCTGAAGCCATGATCACCGACATCCCGGCCAAGGATGCGGCACCTTCAGCCGGTGGCGGCATGGGCGGCTACTGA
- a CDS encoding NAD(P)-dependent oxidoreductase, giving the protein MKLLIFGASGATGQALVSAALANGHAVTAFVRTPGKLALSHENLTVIVGDVADQQAVERAVAGHEAVFSCLGVGVPLKHDPAVVAGIGFIIAAMQKCGPARLIYLSFLGVRDSRRQLGPLLGGVIVPLVLHREVADHEAKENLIVQSGLDWTIVRPPKLTNGAAAGQFRHGNGIRAVSLLPTLARADVAAFMLGQINDTTYSRMAVAILR; this is encoded by the coding sequence ATGAAACTGCTGATCTTTGGTGCCTCGGGTGCGACGGGTCAGGCTCTTGTCTCGGCAGCGCTGGCGAACGGCCATGCGGTGACAGCCTTCGTTCGCACCCCGGGCAAACTTGCCCTCAGCCATGAAAACCTGACGGTGATTGTCGGAGACGTCGCCGATCAACAGGCGGTGGAGCGCGCCGTTGCCGGGCATGAGGCGGTGTTCAGCTGTCTCGGCGTTGGCGTGCCGCTGAAGCACGACCCGGCTGTGGTTGCCGGCATCGGTTTCATCATCGCGGCGATGCAAAAGTGCGGCCCGGCCCGGCTCATCTATCTCTCGTTCCTTGGCGTCCGCGACAGCCGGCGGCAATTGGGGCCGCTGCTCGGCGGCGTCATCGTACCGCTTGTGCTGCACCGTGAAGTGGCCGATCACGAGGCGAAGGAAAACCTTATCGTCCAATCTGGCCTCGACTGGACCATCGTGCGACCGCCCAAACTGACCAATGGAGCGGCAGCCGGTCAGTTCCGCCACGGCAATGGCATCCGGGCGGTATCCCTGCTGCCGACACTGGCACGTGCCGATGTGGCGGCGTTCATGCTCGGGCAGATCAACGACACCACCTATTCGCGCATGGCGGTTGCCATCCTGCGCTGA
- a CDS encoding trimethylamine methyltransferase family protein — MVDDAARDMRRERRRGRTGEAGSESSRRPDYRSLKNPFLPQPIFSDDQVAAIHDTALRVLEELGVKVLLPEARAVLAQAGALVDEDSQMVRIGRDIVAAALASAPKSIRAHAGDRARDLMLELGSMTFLAGSGAPNVTDLERGRRPGTLAAFEDLLRLVQHFDVLHMLGPCIEPQDIDNRFRHYAVNRAQLTLSDKFPFVFARGTPQVEDSFEMLRLARGLSEDEFRSGAYCYTVINTNSPRQLDIPMAQGIIDFARAGQVLIITPFCLAGAMAPITVAGALTLQHAEALAGLALSQIVRPGAPVVYGSFSSNVDMKSGAPAFGTPEHVKATLGAGQLARFTGLPWRSGGGSAANVSDAQAAHETQFALWGSVLAGATVCIHAAGWLEGGLSVSFEKLITDIEALQTVAELCAATPGDEDAIGFDAIAEVQPGGHFFSAGHTMARYRTAFYEPLVADWSNFGNWTQSGSKTATERATGVWKRTLADFQPPASAVATSGILDEFIARRTEQGGAAPVS; from the coding sequence ATGGTTGATGATGCCGCACGCGACATGAGGCGCGAGCGCCGCCGCGGGCGAACCGGCGAAGCTGGCAGCGAGTCGAGCCGCCGGCCGGATTACCGTTCGCTCAAGAATCCCTTCCTGCCGCAGCCGATCTTTTCGGACGATCAGGTCGCCGCGATCCACGACACCGCGTTGCGCGTGCTCGAGGAACTCGGTGTCAAGGTGCTGCTGCCCGAGGCGCGCGCCGTTCTTGCCCAAGCCGGCGCATTGGTCGACGAGGATAGCCAGATGGTGCGCATCGGCCGCGACATCGTCGCGGCCGCACTGGCTTCGGCGCCAAAATCGATCCGGGCGCATGCCGGCGACCGCGCCCGCGACCTGATGCTCGAACTCGGCTCGATGACGTTCCTGGCGGGGTCCGGTGCGCCCAACGTCACCGATCTCGAGCGCGGCCGGCGGCCGGGCACGCTTGCCGCTTTCGAGGATCTCCTCCGGCTGGTGCAGCATTTCGACGTGCTGCATATGCTTGGTCCCTGCATCGAGCCGCAGGACATCGACAACCGCTTTCGTCACTATGCCGTTAACCGCGCCCAGCTGACGCTGTCCGACAAGTTCCCGTTCGTCTTCGCGCGCGGCACGCCGCAGGTCGAGGACAGTTTCGAGATGCTGCGGCTGGCGCGCGGGTTGTCGGAGGATGAATTCCGTTCGGGCGCTTATTGCTACACCGTCATCAACACCAATTCGCCGCGCCAGCTCGACATTCCGATGGCGCAAGGCATCATCGACTTTGCCAGAGCGGGGCAGGTGCTGATCATCACGCCCTTCTGCCTGGCGGGCGCCATGGCGCCGATCACCGTCGCCGGCGCGCTGACGCTGCAGCACGCTGAAGCACTGGCCGGGCTGGCGCTCTCCCAGATCGTGCGACCGGGCGCGCCGGTCGTCTATGGCTCCTTCTCCTCCAATGTCGACATGAAGTCAGGGGCGCCGGCCTTCGGCACGCCGGAGCACGTCAAGGCGACGCTCGGCGCCGGCCAGTTGGCGCGCTTCACCGGCCTGCCGTGGCGGTCGGGCGGCGGCAGCGCCGCCAATGTCTCAGACGCGCAGGCCGCGCATGAAACGCAGTTCGCGCTGTGGGGCTCGGTGCTTGCGGGTGCTACGGTCTGCATCCATGCCGCGGGCTGGCTTGAAGGCGGCTTGAGCGTCTCCTTCGAGAAGCTGATCACCGATATCGAGGCGCTGCAGACGGTGGCGGAGCTCTGCGCCGCGACGCCCGGCGACGAGGATGCGATCGGTTTCGATGCCATCGCCGAAGTGCAGCCCGGCGGCCATTTCTTCTCGGCCGGACACACGATGGCGCGCTACCGCACCGCTTTCTACGAGCCGCTGGTGGCCGACTGGTCGAATTTCGGCAACTGGACGCAAAGTGGTTCGAAGACGGCGACCGAGCGCGCCACCGGCGTCTGGAAGCGGACGCTGGCCGACTTCCAGCCACCGGCGTCCGCTGTTGCCACATCAGGTATTCTCGACGAATTCATCGCGCGGCGCACCGAACAGGGCGGGGCAGCGCCGGTCTCTTGA